The Hyphomicrobiales bacterium genome contains the following window.
AGGAGGTGCTGGCGCTCGCCGGCATCTTGGCCGTAGGCGGCCGCTCGGCGGAGGAGATCGCCGGCCGCTTCATGGAGCGCGCCGGCGCCGGGGCGCCCGCGGTGTCGAAACGGGCAATCGCCGTGGTGCGGAACTATCTCGCCATCGAGGATAGGCCGCTCAAGGCGATCAAGCGGGTGCGGGCGCTGGTCAAGGCGGAAAAGCTCGATCTTGAAAACCGCGTCGATGCGGTCGAGCGGCGGCTGGTCGCGATTCAAGCGATGCTGAAGAAGACGGGGGCGGCCGGCGCGACCTTCGAGGCGGAGTTCGGGCGCAGGCTCGAATATTACACCGGCCTCGTCTTCGAGATCCGCGATCCCGAAAAGCCCGGCATCGGCCAGATCGCCGGCGGCGGGCGCTACGACCGGCTTCTCGTCGACCTCGGCGCGGCCAGGCGGATTCCCGCCGTCGGCTTCGCTGTCTATGTCGACCGGCTGATCGCATCGGGGGCAGGCTCATGAGCACGCCGCTGATCATCGGCGTCCCTTCCAAGGGACGGCTGCAGGAAAACGCCAACGCCTTCTTCGCCAGCGCCGGCCTTTCGGTGCTGCAGATGGGCGGCGGACGCGCCTATGCCGGCACCGTGGCGGGGGTTGCCGGCGTCGAGATCGCCTATCTGTCGGCGGCCGAGATCGCCCGCGACCTGGTCGCGGGCCGCATCCATCTCGGCGTCACCGGCGAGGATCTCTTGCGCGAGACGCTGGCCGACGGTCCGGTGACGGTCGAGCTTCTTTCGCCGCTCGGCTTCGGCCACGCCAATGTGGCCGTCGCGGTGCCGCAATCCTGGATCGACGTATCGACCATGGCCGACCTCGACGACGTGGCGGCGGCGTTTTATGCCAGCCGGCGCCAGCGCATGAGGGTGGCCACCAAATATGTCAATCTGACGCGCGCCTTCTTCGCCAGCCACGGCATCGCCGATTACCGCATCGTCGAAAGCCTCGGCGCCACCGAGGGCGCGCCGGGTGCCGGCAGCGCCGAGCTCATCGTCGACATCACCACCACCGGCGCGACGCTCGCCGCCAACGCGCTCAAGGTGCTCGACGACGGCGTCATGCTGCGCAGCGAGGCGAACCTCGCCGCGTCGCTTTCGGCCGGCTGGACGAAGCCGGTGCGGCGGGTGCTGAGCGAAGTCTTGGGGCGGGTCGCGGCCTGGCAGCGCGGCCTGGCGGTGCGCGAGGTACGCTTTGCCGGCGCGGCTGCGGCGCGGGCGGACATCGACAAGGCGCTCGCCGCAGCCGGCGCCATCGCGCTCGCCGTGCCGGGCGCCGGCGGCGCCACGACGGCGCATTGTCCCGCCGGCCGCGTCTATTCCCTGATCGCCGACCTCAAATCGGCCGGCGTTGCGACCATATCGGTTTCGAGCCTCGAGCATGTCTTCGAGGCCGAAAACCCGCTCTACGCCAAGATCGCCGCCCGCCTGGGCTGGGCGTGAAGGACGAAAAAGGGGCCCGGCCAAAGCCGGACCCCGTCTTGTCCGTCGGTTGGCTGGCGGGACCTAGAAGTCCATGCCGCCCATGCCGCCGCCGGGCATTTGCGGCATCGACGATTCCTTCTTCGGCATCTCGGCGACCATGGCCTCGGTGGTGATCAGGAGGCCGGCGATGGAGGCCGCGTCCTGCAACGCGGTGCGCACCACCTTGGTCGGGTCGATGATGCCCGCCTGAACCAGGTCGCAATAGACCTCGTTCTGGGCGTCGAAGCCGAAATTGGGGTTTTTGTTCTCCAGCACCTTGGCGACGACGATGGAGCCTTCCACCCCGGCATTCTCGACGATCTGGCGGATCGGCGATTCGATGGCCTTCAGCACGATGTTGATGCCCGCCTGGATGTCCGGATTATCGGAGCCGAGCTTGCCGACCGCAACCTTGGCGCGCAGGAGCGCAACGCCGCCGCCCGGCACGATGCCTTCCTCGACCGCGGCGCGGGTCGCGTTGAGGGCGTCGTCGACGCGGTCCTTGCGCTCCTTGACCTCGACCTCGGTGGCGCCGCCGACACGGATCACCGCGACGCCGCCGGCGAGCTTGGCCAGCCGCTCCTGCAGCTTTTCGCGGTCATAGTCGGACGTCGTCTCCTCAATCTGCGCCTTGATCTGGTTGATGCGGGCCTCGATGTCCTTCTTCTTGCCGGCGCCGTCGACGATGGTGGTGTCCTCCTTGGAGATCGACACCTTCTTGGCGCGGCCGAGCATGTCGATGGTGACGTTCTCGAGCTTGATGCCGAGGTCCTCGGAGATGACCTGGCCGCCGGAGAGCACCGCGATGTCCTCGAGCATGGCCTTGCGCCGGTCGCCGAAGCCGGGGGCCTTGACCGCCGCGACCTTGAGGCCACCGCGAAGCTTGTTGACGACCAGCGTCGCCAACGCCTCGCCTTCCACGTCCTCGGCGACGATCAAAAGCGGCTTGGCTGACTGCACCACGGCCTCCAGGATCGGCAGCATCGACTGCAGGTTCGACAGCTTCTTTTCGTGCAGCAGGATGTAGGGTTCCTCCAGGTCGGCGATCATCTTGTCGGCATTGGTGATGAAGTACGGCGACAGGTACCCGCGGTCGAACTGCATGCCCTCGACAACCTCGAGCTCGAACTCAAGCGCCTTCGATTCCTCGACGGTGATCACACCCTCATTGCCGACCTTCTGCATCGCCTCGGCGATCTTCTCGCCGATCATCTTCTCGCCGTTGGCGGCAATCGCACCGACCTGGGCGACCTCCGCGGAGGTCTTGATATTCTTGGAGCGCTTCTCCAGGTCCTTGACGACCTCGGAGACGGCAAGATCGACACCGCGCCTCAGGTCCATCGGGTTCATGCCGGCGGCGACCGCCTTGCCGCCCTCGCGCACGATCGACTGGGCCAGCAGGGTCGCCGTCGTCGTGCCGTCGCCGGCGATATCGTTGGTCTTGCTGGCGACCTCGCGCAGCATCTGCGCGCCCATATTCTCGAACTTGTCCTCGAGCTCGATTTCCTTGGCCACGGTCACCCCGTCCTTGGTGGTGCGCGGCGCCCCGAACGACTTGTCGAGGACGACGTTGCGGCCTTTGGGGCCGAGCGTGATCTTGACCGCGTTGGCCAGAATGTCGACGCCGCGCAGCATCTTCTCACGGGCGTCGGCGCCGAATTTTACTTCCTTGGCTGCCATTTCTCTTACCTCTGGTCCGGCCGCCTTGAGCGCGACCTGGTTGACATTGAATGTGTGTTCGGGAACGGCTAAGGGGCGCTATTGCAGGATCCCCATGATGTCGGACTCCTTCATGATCAGCAGCTCCTTGCCGTCGAGCTTGACCTCGGTGCCCGACCATTTGCCGAACAGGATCTTGTCGCCCTTCTTGACGTCGAGCGGCTGAATCTTGCCGTTCTCGTCCCTGGCGCCGGGGCCAACGGCGACAACCTCGCCCTGGCTCGGTTTTTCTTTGGCGGTGTCCGGAATGATGATGCCTCCGGCGGTCTTTTCCTCTTCTTCGAGACGCCGGATCAGCACGCGGTCATGCAGAGGACGGAATTTCATGATCGATTGTTCCTCCAAATGCGCGGCCTGCGCCGCGACCAATGATGGGATTTGGACAGGTTCTGGCACTCACCTAACTGGAGTGCTAACAGATGGCTTGGAGATAGCGAACCGGCTCGCAGGTGTCAAGGGCGTGTAATTCGCCTGCTGAAAGCGGCGAAGAATTTTGTTTCAGCCCCCTCCTGACGACAAATCGGGCCCTTCCCAGGTCCTTCTGTCAGAGGCATACGACTGGCGCGACACCGCGACCCCCAACGGGCACAAGAACAGTCGCACCCCGGCAAGGCCGAAGGCCCTCGATTAAGCCGCCTCGATCTTCAATATCGAACCTGAAGGGGCACAGCCATGAGGCTCGTTTCCATGATTACGGCCGTCTGCTCGGTCACCATCGCCAAGACGGCGGCCCAACAACGAAGAATGGACCCGTTATGGGCGATCGGCCTCCCGGTTTACCGGGAGACCTTTTTCATTTCCGCCTATAATGGCGGCTCGAACCACCAACACGCGAATCCTGGGAGGATTGCGCCATGACCCGGCGGGCGAACTGTCTATCCGCGTTCCTGTCTATCTGTCTTGGGCTCGTTCTCATCGCTGGGGCGGCGGCTGCAGCTCCCGCGATCTCGGTCCACGACGCCTATGAGCAGGCAGGGAAGGGTGAAATCCTGCTGATCGACATCCGTTCGGCCGACGAATGGCGCGCAACCGGCATCGCCACCGTGGCACAGCCGATCAGCATGCACGAGCAGGGCTTCTTCGAACGGCTCGATGCGGCCGTCGGCGGCGACCACTCCAAGGCGGTGGCGCTGATCTGTTCCTCGGGCGGCCGCGCCGCCTGGATGCAGGTCCAGCTTCTTGCCCGCGGCTATACGAACGTCGTCAACGTTGCCGAGGGGATGGAGGGCGGTTCCAACGGGCCGGGCTGGATCACATCCGGTCTGCCGCTCATGCCCTATGGCCAATAGTGCGTGAAATCGGGCCGGCCATGGGGCTGGCGCCGGCGCCTATCTTCATGCGGAGATTTTTTCTTGCTTTCCGTCGCCGGAAGGCCTGAAGGCTGAGGGCGTGACGCTGGTCAAGAGCGATTTGCACGGCATCCTGCGCGCCCGACGGCTGAGCCGCGCCACCATGCGCAATATCCGCCAGAACCTGTTTTTCGCCTTCATCTACAACGCGCTTGGCGTGCCGGTCGCGGCCGGATGTTCTATCCCGCGTTCGGATTGCCGCTGAGCCCGATGATCGCGGCGGCCGCGATGAGCTTTTCGTCGGTGTCGGTGATTACCAACGCGTTGCGGCTGCGCATAGGGTCGGATCGACCGGACCGGGCGGGGGCTAGAATATATTGACCTTGTCCGAGGCGCGCGGACGCAGATAGAAGATGTCCGACATCGGGATGCCCGAGCTGACGACATGGTTGAGGAACGAGTTGTACAGATAGCCGACCTCGGCGACGATCAGGCTAGTATCGGGGATCCTCAGACCCTCCGGAATGTCGAAGCTGGCTCCGGTGCCATACGCCTGTCCCGAGCCCGGGGCTGCCGCGCTCCAGTCGACCGTGGCGTTTCCCTCCGCGTCGATGACCACGCTGGTGACGACGATCGACAGATCCGTCGACTCGAACGGCACCATGATCGCCGTGGCGGCGCGGAAGATATCGTCGAGTTCGTCCTGATTGACGGTCCTCGTCTGCGCCACCAGATCGGCCACGGTCGAGGTGACGGCGGCCACCCGGCGGTCGGCCATGACCGCATAGGTGATTTCGACAACGCCGAGATAAAGCGTGATCAGCAGCGGCAGGACGAAGGCGAACTCGACCACGGCGACGCCCTTGCGGTCGCGCAGCCGCGCGCCAAACCAAGACTTCAAACCCGTTATGAGGCGTCCGGCCATCTCCCACCCCTGCGTCAGAACGGCTCGTTGCGGAACGCCACCGTGGACGCCAGCAACCGGTCGCCATTGGCGAGATTTCCCGGCCCGAGGCCCAGATTGGGCGTGATCATCGGCCATTCGTAGAATACGCGCACCAGCACGATGTCGCCGCCGACGCCCGGCTGATACTCGAAATCTTCGATCAGATACCCGTTCTCGTCGATCGGATCGGCGAGCATGGCTTCGGTCGATTCAAAATCCCGGTAGGTGCGCACGTCGAGCTTAATCTTGCTCTCGCAGTCGCTCAGGATCACGACGTTGGCGCAGACCAGCTCCTTGAAATTGGTCTCGCTGAGACCTTGAATCTGCGCCTGCCCGGTGCGGATCAGGCGCGCCGCCTCGCTGACACCGGAGTCGATGAGCTCGCTGGTGAAGAATACCAGCGCCACTTCGATGATGCCGAGAAACAACCCGAAAAAGGGAATCGAGACTATCGCGAACTCGACCGCGGTCACGCCCTCCCGGTTCCTGCGGAACCGCTTAAACAGAC
Protein-coding sequences here:
- the hisG gene encoding ATP phosphoribosyltransferase is translated as MSTPLIIGVPSKGRLQENANAFFASAGLSVLQMGGGRAYAGTVAGVAGVEIAYLSAAEIARDLVAGRIHLGVTGEDLLRETLADGPVTVELLSPLGFGHANVAVAVPQSWIDVSTMADLDDVAAAFYASRRQRMRVATKYVNLTRAFFASHGIADYRIVESLGATEGAPGAGSAELIVDITTTGATLAANALKVLDDGVMLRSEANLAASLSAGWTKPVRRVLSEVLGRVAAWQRGLAVREVRFAGAAAARADIDKALAAAGAIALAVPGAGGATTAHCPAGRVYSLIADLKSAGVATISVSSLEHVFEAENPLYAKIAARLGWA
- the groL gene encoding chaperonin GroEL (60 kDa chaperone family; promotes refolding of misfolded polypeptides especially under stressful conditions; forms two stacked rings of heptamers to form a barrel-shaped 14mer; ends can be capped by GroES; misfolded proteins enter the barrel where they are refolded when GroES binds), which codes for MAAKEVKFGADAREKMLRGVDILANAVKITLGPKGRNVVLDKSFGAPRTTKDGVTVAKEIELEDKFENMGAQMLREVASKTNDIAGDGTTTATLLAQSIVREGGKAVAAGMNPMDLRRGVDLAVSEVVKDLEKRSKNIKTSAEVAQVGAIAANGEKMIGEKIAEAMQKVGNEGVITVEESKALEFELEVVEGMQFDRGYLSPYFITNADKMIADLEEPYILLHEKKLSNLQSMLPILEAVVQSAKPLLIVAEDVEGEALATLVVNKLRGGLKVAAVKAPGFGDRRKAMLEDIAVLSGGQVISEDLGIKLENVTIDMLGRAKKVSISKEDTTIVDGAGKKKDIEARINQIKAQIEETTSDYDREKLQERLAKLAGGVAVIRVGGATEVEVKERKDRVDDALNATRAAVEEGIVPGGGVALLRAKVAVGKLGSDNPDIQAGINIVLKAIESPIRQIVENAGVEGSIVVAKVLENKNPNFGFDAQNEVYCDLVQAGIIDPTKVVRTALQDAASIAGLLITTEAMVAEMPKKESSMPQMPGGGMGGMDF
- the groES gene encoding co-chaperone GroES; this encodes MKFRPLHDRVLIRRLEEEEKTAGGIIIPDTAKEKPSQGEVVAVGPGARDENGKIQPLDVKKGDKILFGKWSGTEVKLDGKELLIMKESDIMGILQ
- a CDS encoding rhodanese-like domain-containing protein — protein: MTRRANCLSAFLSICLGLVLIAGAAAAAPAISVHDAYEQAGKGEILLIDIRSADEWRATGIATVAQPISMHEQGFFERLDAAVGGDHSKAVALICSSGGRAAWMQVQLLARGYTNVVNVAEGMEGGSNGPGWITSGLPLMPYGQ
- a CDS encoding pilus assembly protein — its product is MAGRLITGLKSWFGARLRDRKGVAVVEFAFVLPLLITLYLGVVEITYAVMADRRVAAVTSTVADLVAQTRTVNQDELDDIFRAATAIMVPFESTDLSIVVTSVVIDAEGNATVDWSAAAPGSGQAYGTGASFDIPEGLRIPDTSLIVAEVGYLYNSFLNHVVSSGIPMSDIFYLRPRASDKVNIF
- a CDS encoding pilus assembly protein, producing MAVEKATHRGGFATRLNGLFKRFRRNREGVTAVEFAIVSIPFFGLFLGIIEVALVFFTSELIDSGVSEAARLIRTGQAQIQGLSETNFKELVCANVVILSDCESKIKLDVRTYRDFESTEAMLADPIDENGYLIEDFEYQPGVGGDIVLVRVFYEWPMITPNLGLGPGNLANGDRLLASTVAFRNEPF